From one Pseudomonas fluorescens genomic stretch:
- a CDS encoding D-serine ammonia-lyase, giving the protein MPLEKSVNAWCQSHPLIADLVALRPTSWFNPALAPSAEALGDVALSAEDIREASARLERFAPFIASAFPETEPSAGIIESPLLPLPALQAVLCAEQQLPPSGALWLKADNLLPISGSIKARGGIYEVLKHAEDLALAGGLLQLGDSYAKLDSDQARAFFGQYSVAVGSTGNLGLSIGIISARLGFKATVHMSADARQWKKDRLRACGVEVREYSADYSVAVEQGRQEAEADAHCHFVDDENSLNLFLGYAVAAERLQRQLAEQGIAVDAEHPLFVYLPCGVGGGPGGVAFGLKHIFGDAVHCLFAEPTHSPCMFLGVYTGLHDGVSVYDFGIDNLTAADGLAVGRPSGFVGRSLQRLIDGYYTVSDATLYRQLAQMQACEGIELEPSALAGLAGMSYVLQEQQGYRQRLGLTDERLARATHLVWGTGGSMVPRDEMDRYLARGRAELAGN; this is encoded by the coding sequence ATGCCGCTGGAAAAATCCGTTAATGCCTGGTGTCAGAGTCATCCGTTGATCGCCGATCTGGTGGCGTTGCGCCCGACCAGCTGGTTCAACCCGGCCCTGGCGCCGAGCGCCGAGGCCCTGGGTGACGTGGCACTGAGCGCCGAGGACATCCGTGAGGCCAGCGCCAGGCTCGAGCGCTTTGCCCCGTTCATCGCCTCGGCCTTCCCCGAGACCGAGCCCAGCGCCGGCATCATCGAATCGCCGTTGTTGCCGCTGCCCGCGCTGCAGGCGGTGCTCTGCGCCGAACAGCAGTTGCCGCCAAGCGGCGCCCTGTGGCTCAAGGCCGACAACCTGCTGCCGATTTCCGGCTCGATCAAGGCCCGCGGCGGCATCTATGAAGTGCTCAAGCACGCCGAAGACCTGGCCCTGGCCGGTGGCCTGCTGCAGCTGGGCGACAGCTACGCCAAGCTCGACAGCGATCAGGCCCGGGCGTTCTTCGGCCAGTACAGCGTGGCGGTCGGCTCCACCGGCAACCTCGGCTTGTCGATCGGCATCATCAGTGCGCGCCTGGGCTTCAAGGCCACGGTGCATATGTCGGCCGATGCCCGCCAGTGGAAGAAGGACCGCCTGCGCGCCTGCGGCGTCGAGGTGCGCGAGTACAGCGCCGACTACAGCGTGGCGGTGGAGCAGGGGCGCCAGGAGGCCGAGGCCGATGCGCATTGTCATTTCGTCGATGATGAGAACTCGCTGAACCTGTTCCTCGGTTACGCCGTGGCCGCCGAGCGCCTGCAGCGTCAACTGGCGGAGCAGGGCATCGCGGTGGACGCCGAGCATCCGCTGTTCGTCTACCTGCCCTGTGGCGTCGGCGGTGGCCCTGGCGGCGTGGCCTTCGGCCTCAAGCATATCTTCGGCGATGCGGTGCATTGCCTGTTCGCCGAGCCGACCCACTCGCCGTGCATGTTCCTCGGCGTGTACACCGGCCTACACGACGGGGTGTCGGTGTACGACTTCGGCATCGACAACCTGACCGCCGCCGACGGCCTGGCGGTGGGCCGGCCCTCGGGCTTTGTCGGCCGCTCGCTGCAGCGCCTGATCGACGGCTACTACACCGTCAGCGATGCCACCCTGTACCGCCAGTTGGCGCAGATGCAGGCGTGTGAAGGTATCGAGCTCGAGCCGTCGGCGCTGGCCGGGCTGGCGGGTATGTCTTACGTGCTGCAGGAGCAGCAAGGCTACCGTCAGCGCCTGGGCTTGACCGATGAGCGCCTGGCCCGCGCCACCCACCTGGTCTGGGGCACCGGTGGCAGCATGGTGCCGCGCGACGAGATGGACCGTTACCTGGCCAGGGGCCGCGCTGAACTGGCCGGCAATTGA
- the dsdC gene encoding DNA-binding transcriptional regulator DsdC: protein MLNLPDRLATRLNGAQFANLHTFLAVARHLSFSQAAQELCLTASAVSHRIARLEQALALRLFERLTRRIRLTTEGERLYQVLQGLEAQLQEALQPSTEEVSGALSLYVRPSLAQHWLVPRLADFQQRYPQVSLDIRTGNDPVDFRTRPVDLALLYGHGEFPGLASQLLMDERVAPVCSPQYAERHGLIGHPERLAQCTLLHDALAWEHAAFDVEWQRWAGEQGVRQHLPASHLTFDRSDLSSAAAGHHAGVAIGRQRLVQPLLDQGALILPLGGFSQAAGQGYYLVHPPRERLPLRLRVMIEWLRECALS from the coding sequence ATGCTCAACCTGCCTGATCGCCTTGCTACCCGCTTGAACGGCGCCCAGTTCGCCAACTTGCACACCTTTCTGGCGGTCGCCCGGCACCTGAGTTTCAGCCAGGCGGCGCAGGAGCTGTGCCTGACCGCCAGTGCCGTCAGCCACCGCATTGCGCGCCTGGAGCAGGCCCTGGCGCTGCGCCTGTTCGAGCGCCTGACCCGGCGCATTCGCCTGACCACCGAGGGCGAGCGCCTCTATCAAGTGCTGCAAGGTTTGGAAGCGCAACTGCAGGAAGCCCTGCAACCGTCGACTGAAGAAGTCAGCGGTGCCCTGAGCCTGTATGTGCGGCCATCGCTGGCCCAGCACTGGCTGGTGCCGCGCCTGGCGGATTTCCAGCAGCGCTATCCGCAGGTCAGCCTGGACATCCGCACCGGCAACGACCCGGTGGACTTTCGTACCCGCCCGGTGGACCTGGCCTTGCTGTATGGCCATGGCGAGTTTCCCGGGCTGGCCAGTCAACTGCTGATGGATGAGCGCGTCGCCCCGGTGTGCAGCCCGCAGTACGCCGAACGCCATGGCCTGATCGGCCATCCCGAGCGCCTGGCCCAGTGCACCTTGCTGCACGACGCCCTGGCCTGGGAACACGCCGCCTTCGACGTCGAATGGCAGCGCTGGGCCGGTGAGCAGGGCGTACGGCAGCACCTGCCCGCCAGCCATCTGACCTTCGACCGCTCCGACCTGAGCAGCGCCGCCGCCGGCCACCATGCTGGCGTGGCCATCGGTCGCCAGCGCCTGGTGCAACCCTTGCTCGATCAGGGCGCGTTGATCCTGCCTCTGGGCGGCTTCAGCCAGGCGGCGGGGCAGGGTTATTACCTGGTGCATCCGCCGCGGGAGAGGTTACCGCTGCGTTTGCGGGTGATGATTGAGTGGTTGCGCGAGTGTGCGCTCAGCTGA
- a CDS encoding Gfo/Idh/MocA family protein: MKTMADPQQRLRLGFVGGGLESSIGSTHRYAASLDGHYQLVAGVFARDPARNLAAAHAYGVAPERAYADFAAMAKAEAAREDGIQVVAIMAPNAVHVPASLAFLQHGIDVICDKPLAANLSEANALLEQVRRGPALHLLTHNYSGYPLIREARELIAQGAIGEVRLVQVEHASAFGTHPLEQQGVKALAWRTDPNQAGASSVLADVGVHAHQLLRFVTGEEVSQVSAELSTLVPGRVSDDNAHVKLRLSGGGRGLLWASFVAAGQRHGLQIRIFGSTGSLYWHQEHPERLELRHQDQPHQVLRRGESWLSDAARQATRIKAGQPEGLLEAFANIYSDAAELIKARREQRAPAPLARLCPTAEDGLRGMAFIEACVQSDRQEGRWIEVS, encoded by the coding sequence ATGAAAACCATGGCCGACCCACAGCAACGACTGCGCCTGGGCTTTGTCGGCGGCGGCCTGGAGTCGTCGATCGGTTCGACCCACCGCTACGCGGCGTCACTGGACGGGCATTACCAACTGGTCGCCGGAGTCTTTGCCCGTGACCCTGCGCGCAACCTGGCCGCAGCCCATGCCTATGGTGTTGCGCCAGAGCGCGCCTATGCCGACTTTGCAGCCATGGCCAAGGCCGAAGCCGCCCGCGAGGACGGCATCCAGGTAGTAGCGATCATGGCGCCCAATGCCGTGCATGTGCCGGCCAGCCTGGCGTTTCTCCAGCACGGTATCGATGTCATCTGCGACAAGCCGCTGGCGGCCAACCTCAGCGAGGCCAATGCCCTGCTCGAACAGGTCCGCCGCGGCCCCGCCCTGCACCTGCTGACCCACAACTACAGCGGCTACCCGTTGATTCGCGAAGCCCGCGAACTGATCGCCCAGGGTGCCATTGGCGAGGTACGCCTGGTGCAGGTCGAACACGCCAGCGCCTTCGGCACCCACCCGCTGGAACAGCAAGGGGTCAAGGCCCTGGCCTGGCGCACCGACCCCAACCAGGCCGGCGCTTCGTCGGTGCTGGCCGATGTCGGCGTGCATGCCCATCAGTTGCTGCGTTTTGTCACAGGCGAAGAAGTCAGCCAGGTCTCGGCCGAGCTCAGCACCCTGGTGCCAGGCCGCGTCTCGGACGACAACGCCCACGTCAAACTGCGTCTGAGCGGCGGCGGCCGAGGCTTGCTGTGGGCCAGCTTTGTCGCCGCCGGCCAGCGCCATGGTTTGCAAATCCGCATCTTCGGCTCAACTGGCTCGCTGTACTGGCACCAGGAACACCCCGAACGCCTCGAACTGCGCCACCAGGACCAGCCGCACCAGGTGCTGCGCCGTGGCGAAAGCTGGCTCAGCGACGCCGCCAGGCAAGCCACGCGAATCAAGGCCGGCCAGCCCGAAGGCCTGCTCGAAGCCTTCGCCAATATCTACAGCGACGCCGCCGAACTGATCAAAGCCCGTAGGGAGCAGCGCGCCCCGGCGCCCTTGGCACGCCTGTGCCCGACCGCCGAGGACGGCTTGCGCGGGATGGCGTTTATCGAGGCTTGTGTGCAGTCGGATCGCCAGGAGGGGCGCTGGATCGAAGTCAGCTGA
- the aroQ gene encoding type II 3-dehydroquinate dehydratase encodes MNTLLVLNGPNLNMLGLRQPEVYGRETLADVESLCQQAASRLELKLEFQQTNHEGQLIDWIHQARGRVAGIVINPGAWTHTSVAIHDALIAAEVPVIEVHISNVHRREAFRHHSYVSLVAKAVLAGFGTHGYVLAIEHFARELKHGNGGAQ; translated from the coding sequence ATGAATACCCTGCTCGTGCTCAACGGCCCCAACCTGAACATGCTCGGCCTGCGCCAACCCGAGGTCTACGGCCGCGAGACCCTGGCCGACGTCGAAAGCCTCTGCCAGCAGGCGGCCAGCCGTCTGGAACTGAAGCTTGAGTTCCAACAGACCAACCACGAAGGCCAGTTGATCGACTGGATTCACCAGGCCCGTGGCCGGGTCGCCGGGATTGTCATCAACCCCGGTGCCTGGACCCACACCTCGGTGGCGATTCATGACGCCTTGATTGCTGCCGAAGTGCCGGTGATCGAGGTGCATATCTCCAACGTCCACCGCCGCGAAGCCTTCCGCCATCACTCCTATGTGTCGCTGGTGGCCAAGGCGGTGCTGGCCGGTTTCGGCACCCACGGCTACGTGCTGGCCATCGAACATTTCGCCCGTGAACTCAAGCACGGCAACGGAGGCGCCCAATGA
- a CDS encoding Gfo/Idh/MocA family protein produces MNKIRIAVAGAGLIGRRHIELIQASAECELAALVDPAPAAAELATSHGVALYPGLEQLFAAQRPDGVILATPNHLHVEGALACVEHGVAALIEKPVAHTLDEGKRLLAIAEQTGARLLVGHHRAHSAILAKAREVIGEGLLGNLVAVMGSALFYKPDDYFDAAPWRRQIGGGPVLINMIHEIGNLRSLCGEIVAVQAQASSATRGFAVEDSVAISLRFASGALGTFMLSDTAACARSWEQTARENLDYPSYDDEDCYVICGTQGSLSIPSMRLKYYEQRAERSWWKPFSSAVAPLASADPLARQLAHFCQVMRGEQAPLVSVRDGLRNLLIVEAISSAARNGQIVRTDSL; encoded by the coding sequence ATGAACAAGATCCGCATTGCCGTCGCCGGCGCCGGCCTGATTGGCCGCAGGCATATCGAACTGATCCAGGCCAGCGCCGAGTGCGAACTGGCCGCCCTGGTCGACCCGGCCCCGGCCGCCGCCGAACTGGCGACCAGCCACGGCGTTGCCCTCTACCCAGGCCTTGAGCAACTGTTCGCCGCGCAGCGCCCCGATGGCGTGATCCTCGCCACGCCCAATCACCTGCACGTCGAAGGCGCCCTGGCCTGTGTCGAACACGGCGTCGCCGCGTTGATCGAAAAACCCGTGGCCCACACCCTGGACGAAGGCAAGCGCCTGCTGGCCATCGCCGAGCAAACGGGCGCGCGGCTGCTGGTCGGCCATCACCGTGCCCACAGCGCGATCCTGGCCAAGGCCCGCGAGGTGATCGGCGAAGGCCTGCTCGGCAACCTGGTGGCGGTGATGGGCAGTGCGCTGTTCTACAAGCCCGACGACTACTTCGACGCCGCGCCCTGGCGCCGCCAGATCGGCGGCGGGCCGGTGCTGATCAACATGATCCACGAGATCGGCAACCTGCGTTCGCTGTGCGGAGAGATCGTCGCCGTGCAGGCCCAGGCCTCCAGCGCCACCCGTGGCTTTGCCGTGGAAGACAGCGTCGCCATCAGCCTGCGCTTTGCCAGCGGCGCCCTGGGCACCTTCATGCTTTCCGACACCGCCGCCTGCGCCCGCAGTTGGGAGCAGACCGCGCGGGAGAACCTCGACTACCCCAGCTACGACGATGAAGACTGCTATGTGATCTGCGGCACCCAGGGCTCGCTGTCGATCCCGAGCATGCGCCTGAAGTACTACGAGCAGCGTGCCGAGCGCTCGTGGTGGAAGCCCTTCAGCAGCGCCGTGGCGCCGCTAGCAAGCGCCGACCCGCTGGCCCGCCAGCTGGCCCATTTCTGCCAGGTAATGCGCGGCGAGCAAGCGCCGCTGGTCAGCGTGCGCGACGGCTTGCGCAACCTGCTGATCGTCGAAGCCATCAGCAGCGCCGCTCGCAACGGCCAGATCGTGCGCACCGACAGCCTCTGA
- a CDS encoding LysR family transcriptional regulator translates to MKNQNALLANNDPLLRDLQLFCEVARRSSFIAAATEIGLSPAHVSKRIATLETLLGVKLFNRTTRRVNITSDGEAAFVWAQKILENVESMLESLSGAHSEPRGTLRISTSLRLGREHIAPILSLLRKRYPTLDIWLELLDRRVDLIGENFDIDIRVGEVQEKHLIAHRIAENKRVLAASPEYLARRGPVRVPAELAQHDCLLFRSRDDRFGVWRLLGPGGPETVKVTGPMAANHSDIVRQWAMDGHGIIMASYWDVAGSLQDGSLVRVLPAYYQPADVWAVTAARSSSSAKVRSCVAFLREQLAQGPFALAVGG, encoded by the coding sequence ATGAAGAATCAGAATGCGCTATTAGCGAATAATGACCCGCTGCTGCGCGACCTGCAGTTGTTCTGCGAAGTGGCGCGGCGCTCCAGCTTCATCGCCGCAGCCACCGAGATCGGCCTGTCGCCGGCGCATGTCAGCAAGCGCATTGCCACCCTTGAGACGCTGCTGGGGGTCAAGCTGTTCAACCGCACCACGCGGCGGGTCAACATCACCAGCGATGGCGAGGCGGCGTTCGTCTGGGCGCAGAAGATCCTCGAGAACGTCGAGTCGATGCTCGAGTCGCTGTCCGGCGCCCACAGCGAACCGCGCGGCACCTTGCGCATCAGCACCAGCCTGCGCCTGGGGCGCGAGCACATCGCTCCGATCCTGTCGCTGTTGCGCAAGCGCTACCCGACCCTGGATATCTGGCTGGAGCTGCTCGATCGGCGCGTGGACCTGATTGGCGAGAACTTCGATATCGACATCCGCGTCGGCGAAGTGCAGGAAAAACACCTGATCGCCCATCGTATTGCCGAGAACAAGCGGGTACTGGCGGCGTCGCCAGAGTACCTGGCGCGGCGCGGCCCGGTGCGGGTACCGGCGGAATTGGCCCAGCATGACTGCCTGCTGTTTCGCAGCCGCGACGATCGCTTTGGCGTGTGGCGTCTGCTCGGGCCGGGCGGTCCGGAAACGGTCAAGGTCACCGGGCCCATGGCCGCCAACCACAGCGATATCGTGCGCCAGTGGGCCATGGACGGGCACGGCATCATCATGGCCTCGTACTGGGACGTGGCCGGCAGCTTGCAGGACGGCTCATTGGTCAGGGTGTTGCCGGCGTATTACCAGCCGGCGGATGTCTGGGCGGTGACGGCGGCGCGTTCGAGCAGTTCGGCAAAGGTGCGCAGTTGCGTGGCGTTCTTGCGTGAGCAACTGGCGCAGGGGCCGTTTGCCTTGGCGGTGGGCGGGTGA
- a CDS encoding DUF2938 domain-containing protein, which produces MLAGITLALLIGLTATALADLWSLFQQRVLGMGGPNWGLVGRWIGHMPRGQFAHQSIAKAPALANERLIGWTAHYSIGVIFAGLLLAICGLEWAQQPRFVPAFVLGLATVAAPYLVMQPCMGAGLFASKTPKPNAARGRSLLSHGVFGVALYLAGLVWAAVLQPN; this is translated from the coding sequence ATGCTTGCAGGAATAACCCTCGCGCTACTGATTGGCTTGACCGCCACTGCCCTCGCCGATCTCTGGTCGCTATTCCAGCAGCGCGTATTGGGCATGGGCGGGCCGAACTGGGGCCTGGTCGGACGCTGGATCGGCCATATGCCGCGCGGGCAGTTTGCCCATCAGAGCATCGCCAAGGCGCCTGCGCTGGCCAATGAACGATTGATTGGCTGGACCGCGCATTACAGCATCGGGGTGATTTTCGCCGGCTTGCTGCTGGCGATCTGCGGGCTGGAGTGGGCGCAGCAGCCACGCTTTGTACCGGCATTTGTGCTCGGCCTGGCGACGGTGGCGGCGCCCTACCTGGTCATGCAGCCCTGCATGGGCGCAGGCCTCTTCGCCTCGAAAACCCCCAAGCCGAATGCGGCGCGGGGCCGTAGCCTGCTGTCCCATGGCGTGTTTGGTGTGGCTTTGTACCTGGCCGGGTTGGTCTGGGCTGCCGTGCTGCAGCCCAACTGA